A section of the Solitalea canadensis DSM 3403 genome encodes:
- the hutH gene encoding histidine ammonia-lyase, translating into MKVHHISTAPITLELISSIVENGQQLALSPESAQKITACFNYLHEKIKESTEPIYGINTGFGSLQNVSVDNDKLETLQSNLLKSHACGTGDEVPQEIVKLMLLLKIQSLSYGHSGVQLSTVERLIDFYNHDVLPVVYTQGSLGASGDLAPLAHLSLPLLGLGEVYVEGKKKASSAMLQQFGWEPLHMKAKEGLALINGTQFMSAYGVHCLLLSKKLSRVADVVAATSIDAFDCRIDPFNELIHQIRPHKGQLETAKFIAEILEGSELISQGGKQTQDPYSFRCVPQVHGASKDAINYVEWVFLTEINAVTDNPNVFPEADKILSGGNFHGQPLALALDFLCLALSELGSISERRTFQLISGLRKLPAFLVAKPGLNSGLMIPQYTAASIASQNKQLCTPASVDSIVSSNGQEDHVSMGANAAVKAHKVVKNLVSILGIEWLNATQALELRKPLKSSPFIEKLLVDFRKEVAFITEDRQLSIDIEKSKEFIVERIVIE; encoded by the coding sequence ATCATATTAGTACAGCTCCCATTACATTGGAGCTGATTAGCTCAATTGTGGAGAATGGACAACAATTGGCACTTTCTCCTGAATCTGCTCAAAAGATTACGGCGTGTTTTAATTATTTGCACGAGAAAATTAAGGAGAGCACTGAGCCTATATATGGCATTAATACAGGTTTTGGATCATTACAAAATGTTTCTGTTGATAATGATAAACTGGAAACCTTACAAAGCAATTTGTTGAAATCACATGCTTGTGGTACCGGGGATGAGGTTCCACAGGAGATCGTGAAATTAATGTTGCTATTGAAAATCCAATCGTTAAGTTATGGTCATTCTGGTGTGCAACTTTCAACAGTTGAACGTCTAATTGATTTTTATAATCATGATGTATTGCCTGTAGTTTATACACAGGGCTCATTAGGTGCTTCCGGGGATTTAGCGCCACTTGCTCATCTTTCATTGCCATTATTAGGTTTAGGTGAAGTTTATGTAGAAGGAAAGAAAAAAGCTTCTTCGGCTATGCTTCAGCAATTCGGCTGGGAACCGTTGCATATGAAAGCAAAAGAAGGTTTAGCATTGATCAATGGAACTCAGTTTATGAGTGCTTATGGTGTTCATTGTTTGTTGCTTTCTAAGAAACTTTCACGTGTTGCAGATGTGGTAGCGGCTACATCAATTGATGCGTTTGATTGTCGAATTGATCCTTTTAATGAACTGATTCACCAAATCCGTCCGCATAAAGGCCAGTTGGAAACAGCCAAATTTATTGCTGAGATTTTGGAGGGAAGTGAATTAATCAGCCAGGGCGGTAAACAGACACAAGATCCATACTCATTCCGCTGTGTGCCGCAGGTACATGGCGCATCAAAAGATGCGATTAATTATGTGGAATGGGTTTTCTTAACTGAGATCAATGCTGTAACTGACAATCCAAACGTTTTTCCAGAAGCCGATAAAATTCTTTCAGGAGGTAATTTCCATGGACAACCACTGGCATTGGCATTAGATTTCTTGTGTCTGGCATTGTCAGAACTTGGAAGTATTTCAGAAAGAAGAACATTTCAATTGATTTCAGGTTTACGCAAATTGCCTGCCTTTTTAGTGGCAAAACCAGGTTTGAATTCAGGTTTAATGATTCCTCAGTATACAGCGGCATCAATTGCAAGTCAGAACAAACAGTTATGTACTCCTGCATCTGTAGATTCTATTGTTTCTTCAAACGGACAAGAAGATCATGTAAGTATGGGAGCCAATGCTGCAGTTAAAGCTCATAAGGTTGTAAAAAACCTGGTTTCTATATTAGGTATTGAATGGTTGAATGCCACTCAGGCATTAGAACTGCGCAAGCCGTTGAAATCCTCACCTTTTATTGAGAAATTATTAGTGGATTTTAGAAAAGAGGTAGCATTCATTACTGAAGATCGTCAACTATCCATTGATATTGAGAAATCGAAAGAATTTATCGTTGAGCGGATTGTTATAGAATAA
- a CDS encoding type II toxin-antitoxin system Phd/YefM family antitoxin has product MEITTYSYFRQNLKTFLDKVLSSHSPLFVTRNNGEDVVVLSKSDYESMQETFYLLKSPNNALRLLKGIDEYNKGMGQQRDLIEE; this is encoded by the coding sequence ATGGAAATTACAACGTACTCATACTTCAGGCAAAACCTTAAGACATTCCTTGATAAGGTTTTATCAAGTCATTCGCCCTTATTTGTTACGAGGAATAATGGTGAAGATGTAGTAGTTCTGTCAAAGTCTGACTATGAAAGCATGCAAGAAACTTTTTACTTGCTTAAGAGTCCAAACAATGCACTCCGACTATTAAAAGGCATAGATGAATATAATAAAGGCATGGGGCAACAGCGGGATTTAATTGAAGAATGA
- a CDS encoding Txe/YoeB family addiction module toxin, producing the protein MKIVFLSDAWDDYLFWQLTDKIILKKINNLIKEIERQPYDGNGKPEPLKHNLAGWRSRRINLEHRLVYRIDNDSIIVLQCRYHY; encoded by the coding sequence ATGAAGATTGTTTTTTTAAGTGACGCATGGGATGATTATCTGTTTTGGCAATTGACAGATAAAATAATCCTCAAAAAAATTAACAACCTGATAAAAGAAATTGAAAGACAACCTTACGATGGCAACGGAAAACCTGAACCATTAAAGCATAATTTGGCTGGTTGGAGGTCTCGTAGAATAAACCTGGAACATCGTCTTGTTTATCGGATAGACAATGATTCTATAATCGTTTTACAATGCAGATATCATTATTAA
- the lpcA gene encoding D-sedoheptulose 7-phosphate isomerase has product MNEIKQHFSEAHDVLTAFLTNDKNFEALETAGQLMVDALKSGKKIISCGNGGSMCDAMHFAEELSGRYRNDRKALAAISISDPSHMSCVGNDYGYAYVFSRYLEAIGQKGDVLLGISTSGNSENVLNAIKVAKEKGISIIGLTGKDGGKMSAECDVEIRAPHSTYADRAQEIHIKCIHSLIDYIERNVL; this is encoded by the coding sequence TTGAACGAAATAAAACAACACTTTTCAGAAGCGCATGACGTTTTAACAGCGTTTCTGACTAATGATAAAAATTTTGAAGCACTTGAGACTGCCGGACAATTAATGGTTGATGCATTAAAAAGTGGCAAAAAGATCATTTCGTGTGGAAATGGAGGCTCTATGTGTGATGCAATGCATTTTGCTGAAGAACTATCGGGCCGCTACAGGAATGACCGAAAGGCATTGGCTGCCATCTCGATTTCTGATCCCTCACATATGAGCTGTGTTGGTAATGATTACGGTTATGCTTATGTGTTTTCAAGGTATCTTGAAGCTATCGGACAAAAAGGTGATGTTTTATTGGGAATAAGTACAAGTGGAAATTCTGAGAATGTACTGAATGCCATTAAAGTTGCCAAAGAGAAAGGAATCTCTATTATTGGACTTACTGGAAAAGATGGTGGAAAAATGTCGGCTGAATGCGATGTAGAGATCAGGGCTCCACATTCTACATACGCTGATAGAGCGCAGGAGATCCACATCAAATGCATTCACTCCTTAATTGATTATATCGAACGAAATGTTTTATAA
- a CDS encoding PQQ-dependent sugar dehydrogenase, which produces MKNQPIYLAFVALMSLALLVNCSGKSNSGDGTPQQPGSSVALGLVTEGLESPVEMAVPDDGSKRLFIVEQKGTIKIIENGSLISTPFLNVSSKMVEMNDRYTERGLLGLAFHPQYKTNGKFYIYYSAPSSAAGSDHKSILAEYKVSSNANVADASERIIMEIEEPESNHNGGHMEFGPDGFLYVGLGDGGGAGDEHGTIGNGQNLNTLLGKIIRIDVNSGDPYGIPADNPFSGPNQRKEIWAYGFRNPWKFSFDRKNTGRLFCADVGQNKYEEINIVEKGKNYGWRIMEASHCYNPATNCDQTGLTLPIYEYDHDNGVSVTGGYFACSEAVPALLNKYVFADWTGVFFTLSGSGTTWSGEKLEVKNKPENLRVLSFGEDMDHQLYVLTSLDTQPLSPTGAVYKLIASD; this is translated from the coding sequence ATGAAAAACCAACCAATATATCTCGCTTTTGTCGCACTAATGAGCCTTGCGCTTTTAGTGAATTGTTCTGGGAAGAGCAATTCGGGCGACGGTACCCCCCAACAACCGGGTAGTTCTGTAGCATTAGGATTAGTAACTGAAGGCCTGGAATCCCCCGTTGAAATGGCGGTCCCGGATGATGGGTCCAAACGATTGTTCATTGTAGAACAAAAAGGAACGATCAAAATTATTGAAAACGGAAGCCTAATCTCCACTCCTTTCCTGAATGTAAGTAGTAAAATGGTAGAAATGAACGATAGGTACACTGAACGTGGACTTCTCGGATTAGCTTTCCATCCTCAGTATAAAACAAATGGGAAGTTCTACATTTATTACTCAGCCCCCTCATCTGCTGCCGGGAGTGATCACAAAAGTATTTTAGCCGAGTATAAAGTCTCCTCAAACGCCAATGTAGCTGATGCTTCAGAGCGAATAATAATGGAAATTGAAGAGCCAGAATCGAATCACAACGGAGGGCATATGGAGTTTGGTCCTGATGGTTTCTTATATGTGGGATTAGGTGACGGAGGTGGTGCCGGTGATGAACATGGAACAATAGGAAACGGCCAAAATCTGAATACACTTTTAGGAAAAATAATCAGAATTGATGTAAACAGTGGCGATCCTTACGGTATCCCAGCTGACAATCCTTTTTCAGGCCCTAATCAACGTAAAGAAATATGGGCATATGGCTTCAGAAATCCTTGGAAGTTTTCTTTTGACAGAAAAAACACTGGTCGCCTGTTCTGCGCGGATGTGGGACAAAACAAATATGAAGAAATCAATATAGTTGAAAAGGGAAAAAATTACGGATGGCGGATAATGGAAGCATCTCATTGCTATAACCCTGCTACAAACTGTGATCAAACCGGCCTAACTCTTCCTATTTATGAATATGACCATGACAACGGAGTAAGTGTAACAGGAGGCTATTTTGCCTGCAGTGAGGCGGTTCCTGCACTATTAAACAAGTATGTTTTTGCTGATTGGACAGGTGTTTTTTTCACACTGTCGGGTAGCGGAACAACATGGAGTGGAGAAAAACTGGAGGTTAAAAATAAACCGGAAAATTTGCGTGTATTAAGCTTTGGAGAGGACATGGATCATCAGCTTTATGTGCTTACGAGTTTAGACACACAACCATTAAGTCCAACGGGAGCTGTTTACAAATTAATAGCAAGCGATTAA